One Gordonia mangrovi genomic region harbors:
- a CDS encoding phytoene/squalene synthase family protein, with translation MTSTADRATDHALPYRHYDEVAEHTAALVIRSYSSSFGLASRLLAAPVRRDVHNIYALVRIADEIVDAPRPGQSVDQRRAALDALEEQTHAAMTTGASSNLVVHAFARTARRTGIDQALTAPFFASMRMDLEHANHDADSLATYIYGSAEVVGLMCVHAFLADEPHRKARYDQLAPGARRLGAAFQKINFLRDIGADSMELGRRYLVGLDPKRPSAEAWHGWLDDIDQDLSCAQEAIPLLPSGTRVAVCAAHDLFAELATRLRAVAPEDACRSRVRVPGPAKARIAGAAALRRGQPRRVNA, from the coding sequence ATGACCTCGACCGCAGATCGCGCCACCGACCATGCGCTGCCCTATCGCCATTACGACGAGGTCGCCGAACATACCGCCGCGCTGGTGATCCGCTCGTACTCCTCGTCGTTCGGTCTCGCGTCCCGTCTGCTCGCCGCGCCCGTCCGTCGCGACGTCCACAACATCTACGCCCTGGTGCGCATCGCCGACGAGATCGTCGATGCGCCGCGGCCCGGACAGTCCGTCGACCAACGTCGCGCCGCACTGGATGCGCTGGAGGAACAGACCCACGCTGCGATGACGACCGGTGCGAGCAGCAACCTCGTGGTGCATGCCTTCGCGCGCACCGCCCGCCGCACCGGGATCGACCAGGCACTCACGGCACCGTTCTTCGCCTCCATGCGGATGGACCTCGAACACGCGAACCACGACGCCGACAGCCTGGCGACCTACATCTACGGGTCGGCGGAAGTCGTCGGACTGATGTGCGTCCATGCCTTCCTGGCAGACGAACCGCACCGCAAAGCGCGCTACGACCAACTCGCGCCCGGGGCCCGACGTCTCGGCGCGGCTTTCCAGAAGATCAACTTCCTGCGGGACATCGGCGCCGACAGCATGGAACTCGGTCGCCGCTACCTGGTGGGTCTGGACCCGAAGCGGCCATCCGCCGAGGCATGGCACGGGTGGCTCGACGACATCGACCAGGATCTGTCCTGCGCTCAGGAGGCAATACCGTTGCTGCCCAGCGGAACCCGGGTGGCGGTCTGTGCCGCCCACGATCTGTTCGCCGAACTCGCCACGCGGCTGCGGGCCGTCGCGCCGGAGGACGCCTGCCGCAGCCGCGTGCGGGTGCCGGGGCCGGCGAAGGCTCGGATCGCCGGGGCGGCCGCGCTACGTCGCGGCCAGCCGCGGCGGGTGAACGCATGA
- the crtI gene encoding phytoene desaturase family protein, translating into MIAGARRIVVIGGGVAGLASAALLAADGHQVDLVEKNERVGGRAGSWERDGFRFDTGPSWWLMPDVFDHFFELLGTSTAEQIDLLRLEPGYRVFFEGEADSVDIAGQAQRNRELFDALEPGAGRVFDDYLASARRAYDIAVERFLYTNFDAVGAFAGRRVLANARQLARLLTRKLDSHIASRFRDNRIRQILGYPAVFLGASPDRAPAMYHLMSWLDMADGVRYPDGGFVRLAEVLEKLAVENGVRVHTATDATAIRTELRETAGRWSPRRARVTGVRTRERDGVEHDLPADLVIGAADLHHVETTMLPPQLQTFPQKWWDKATSGPGAVLVFLGVRGRLPELAHHSLFFTGDWNANFDAIFESPTRVPDPASLYVCRPSASDDSVAPEGDENLFILVPVPADPGIGSGGVDGAGAATVEQIADRAIDLVADWAAVPDLADRVVVRRTMGPGDFVADLNSWRGGALGPAHTLRQSAFLRAGNRSRKVEGLYYAGSSTTPGIGLPMCLISAELVLKRIRGDRSVGPLPTR; encoded by the coding sequence ATGATCGCCGGGGCTCGCCGGATCGTCGTCATCGGCGGCGGAGTCGCCGGCCTGGCCAGCGCCGCACTGCTGGCCGCCGACGGTCATCAGGTAGACCTCGTCGAGAAGAACGAGCGGGTCGGCGGGCGGGCCGGGTCATGGGAACGCGACGGCTTCCGGTTCGACACCGGTCCCTCGTGGTGGCTCATGCCGGACGTGTTCGATCACTTCTTCGAGTTGCTCGGGACCTCGACCGCGGAGCAGATCGACCTGCTGCGCCTGGAACCGGGCTATCGCGTGTTCTTCGAAGGTGAGGCCGACAGCGTCGACATCGCGGGACAGGCCCAGCGCAACCGGGAACTGTTCGACGCGCTCGAACCGGGGGCCGGGAGGGTCTTCGACGACTACCTCGCATCCGCGCGTCGGGCCTACGACATCGCGGTGGAGCGTTTCCTCTACACCAACTTCGACGCCGTCGGTGCCTTCGCCGGCCGCCGCGTGCTGGCCAACGCCCGCCAGTTGGCCCGTCTGCTGACGAGGAAATTGGACTCGCATATCGCGTCACGCTTCCGCGACAACCGCATTCGGCAGATCCTCGGCTATCCCGCAGTGTTCCTGGGTGCCTCCCCGGACCGTGCACCCGCCATGTATCACCTGATGAGCTGGCTCGACATGGCCGACGGCGTCCGCTACCCCGACGGCGGATTCGTGCGGCTGGCCGAAGTCCTGGAGAAGCTGGCGGTCGAGAACGGGGTGCGGGTCCACACCGCGACCGACGCCACCGCCATCCGCACCGAATTACGCGAGACCGCCGGCCGATGGAGTCCGCGTCGCGCCCGCGTCACCGGAGTGCGTACGCGCGAGCGCGACGGTGTCGAACACGATCTGCCGGCCGACCTGGTCATCGGAGCCGCAGACCTCCATCATGTCGAGACCACGATGCTGCCGCCGCAACTGCAGACGTTCCCGCAGAAGTGGTGGGACAAGGCGACATCCGGGCCCGGTGCGGTTCTCGTCTTTCTCGGGGTCCGCGGACGGCTGCCCGAACTGGCGCATCATTCGCTGTTCTTCACCGGCGACTGGAACGCCAACTTCGACGCGATCTTCGAGTCGCCCACCCGCGTCCCCGACCCCGCGTCGCTATATGTGTGCCGGCCGTCGGCGTCGGACGATTCGGTGGCGCCGGAGGGCGACGAGAACCTCTTCATCCTGGTCCCTGTGCCGGCCGATCCAGGGATCGGATCGGGCGGCGTCGACGGCGCGGGAGCCGCGACCGTCGAGCAGATCGCCGACCGTGCGATCGACCTGGTCGCCGACTGGGCAGCGGTACCCGACCTCGCCGACCGGGTCGTGGTCCGTCGCACCATGGGACCCGGCGACTTCGTCGCCGACCTCAACTCGTGGCGCGGTGGTGCGCTCGGTCCGGCACACACATTGCGGCAGAGCGCCTTTCTGCGCGCGGGAAACAGGTCACGCAAGGTCGAGGGGCTCTACTATGCGGGTTCGAGTACCACCCCCGGCATCGGGTTGCCGATGTGTCTGATCAGCGCGGAGCTCGTGCTCAAGCGGATCCGAGGGGATCGGTCGGTGGGGCCGCTGCCCACCCGGTGA
- a CDS encoding phytoene desaturase family protein: MSSIVVIGAGVGGLAAALRLQAAGHRVTVLEQAPEIGGKLGVIRHDGFVFDTGPSLVTMPHILAELLACADRRLDDVLPLTRLDVAARYRFPDGTRLDLPGELARIPQALDRALGPGRGDQWMAFLARARSIWAASRGPFLESPIDPRVVVRQSRPSDLMTIAPWRSLRGLGGRYLDDPRLAMLLDRYATYTGSDPRRAPAALAAVPWTEQAWGSWYVPGGLGLIAEVVRDSFLDHGGVLELDATVEGIETDTLGRVHGVTLADGTFRPADLVVANADARQVYDHLVWTPGADRAAARMRRATPSLAGFVILLALDDPPAATPHHQVLFGDDYDDEFDSVFGFGGPARPVARPTVYISAPEDPAIVPGPGTGSWFVLVNAPRHDPDGGVDWDAPGLAADYADRILGLMAERGVDVRSSIRHQIVMTPADLERRTRTPGGSIYGSSSNGPRAAFLRPRNASPVPGLYLVGGSAHPGGGLPLVMLSAKIVAGLIGPAT, from the coding sequence ATGAGCAGCATCGTGGTGATCGGCGCGGGGGTCGGCGGGCTGGCCGCAGCGCTGCGCCTGCAGGCCGCCGGACATCGCGTCACGGTGCTCGAGCAGGCGCCCGAGATCGGCGGGAAGCTGGGCGTGATCCGACACGACGGCTTCGTCTTCGACACCGGCCCGTCCTTGGTCACGATGCCGCACATCCTCGCGGAGTTGCTCGCCTGCGCCGACCGGCGCCTCGACGACGTGCTGCCACTCACCCGGCTCGACGTGGCGGCACGGTACCGCTTCCCCGACGGCACGCGATTGGACCTCCCGGGTGAACTCGCCCGGATCCCCCAGGCTCTCGACCGCGCCCTCGGTCCCGGCCGCGGCGACCAGTGGATGGCATTCCTGGCCCGCGCCCGGTCGATCTGGGCGGCATCGCGTGGCCCGTTCCTGGAGTCACCGATCGACCCTCGGGTCGTCGTCCGTCAATCCCGGCCGTCCGACCTGATGACCATCGCCCCGTGGCGCAGTCTGCGCGGGTTGGGTGGTCGGTACCTCGACGACCCACGGCTGGCCATGCTGCTCGACCGCTACGCCACCTACACCGGCTCCGATCCGCGGCGTGCCCCGGCCGCGCTGGCAGCGGTGCCGTGGACCGAGCAGGCGTGGGGCTCATGGTATGTGCCCGGCGGCCTCGGGTTGATCGCAGAAGTGGTGCGCGACAGCTTCCTCGACCATGGAGGTGTGCTCGAACTCGATGCCACGGTCGAGGGGATCGAGACCGATACGTTGGGGCGCGTGCACGGCGTGACACTCGCCGACGGAACGTTCCGGCCGGCCGATCTGGTGGTCGCCAACGCGGATGCCCGCCAGGTGTACGACCATTTGGTGTGGACCCCCGGCGCGGACCGGGCCGCCGCCCGCATGCGCCGCGCCACTCCCTCGCTGGCCGGTTTCGTGATCCTCCTCGCGCTCGATGATCCACCGGCGGCGACACCGCATCATCAGGTGTTGTTCGGTGATGACTACGACGACGAGTTCGACTCCGTGTTCGGCTTCGGCGGACCGGCACGTCCGGTTGCCCGTCCGACCGTGTACATCTCGGCACCCGAGGATCCGGCAATCGTGCCCGGCCCGGGAACCGGCTCGTGGTTCGTGCTGGTCAACGCTCCTCGACACGATCCGGACGGCGGAGTCGACTGGGACGCTCCCGGTCTCGCCGCCGACTATGCCGACCGAATCCTGGGGCTGATGGCCGAGCGCGGCGTCGATGTGCGGTCGTCGATCCGGCATCAGATCGTGATGACACCGGCCGACCTCGAGCGCCGCACCCGAACGCCGGGCGGGTCGATCTACGGGTCGTCGTCGAATGGTCCGCGCGCCGCATTCCTGCGGCCGCGCAACGCATCCCCGGTTCCGGGACTGTATCTGGTGGGCGGGTCGGCGCATCCGGGCGGCGGGTTGCCGCTGGTGATGTTGTCGGCGAAGATCGTCGCCGGACTGATCGGCCCGGCAACCTGA
- a CDS encoding glycosyltransferase produces the protein MRTTVLVASTGAAASLALTLDNARRIRRPDPMVVVVPEPLTVLVPVRDEVDDVGGCLAALRVAADRWPGPIRILVLDDESTDGTDRVLAELAQADERIEVMRGTPTPPGWLGKSWACEQLSRNAETGILVFVDADVRVAPDALVASAALLRATGLDLLSPYPRQHADGPAERLVQPLLQWSWMSTLPLGLAERSSRPSMSAANGQFLVVDAAAYRRAGGHVAVRAEVLEDIALLRAVKRSGGRGVAADGSAVASCHMYHGWREVRAGYRKSLWSAFGSVPGTVAVVALLNLLYVVPPIAALRGSRVGLLGYLLGVASRVISARSTGGRSWPDALAHPISILTFTALTADSVVARRTGRLTWKGRTISGPTR, from the coding sequence ATGCGAACCACGGTCTTGGTGGCGAGCACGGGTGCGGCGGCGTCCTTGGCGCTGACGCTCGACAACGCCCGGCGCATCCGCCGACCCGATCCGATGGTCGTCGTCGTGCCCGAACCACTGACCGTGCTCGTGCCGGTGCGTGACGAGGTCGACGATGTCGGAGGGTGCCTCGCGGCGCTGCGCGTCGCCGCCGACCGTTGGCCGGGCCCGATCCGCATCCTCGTGCTCGACGACGAGTCCACGGATGGCACCGATCGGGTGCTGGCCGAACTGGCGCAGGCTGACGAGCGAATTGAGGTCATGCGCGGCACACCGACACCACCGGGCTGGCTGGGGAAGTCGTGGGCGTGTGAACAGTTGTCCCGCAACGCCGAGACCGGGATCCTCGTCTTCGTAGACGCCGATGTGCGGGTCGCGCCCGATGCGCTGGTGGCGTCCGCCGCGCTGCTGCGCGCGACCGGACTCGATCTCCTCTCGCCCTATCCCCGGCAGCACGCAGACGGACCGGCCGAGCGACTGGTGCAGCCGCTGCTGCAGTGGTCCTGGATGAGCACCTTGCCGCTGGGGCTTGCGGAACGCTCGTCGCGGCCGTCGATGTCGGCGGCCAACGGTCAGTTCCTCGTCGTCGACGCGGCCGCCTACCGTCGCGCCGGCGGGCATGTCGCGGTACGCGCCGAGGTGCTCGAGGACATCGCACTGTTGCGGGCGGTCAAGCGGTCCGGCGGACGCGGGGTGGCCGCCGACGGCAGCGCGGTCGCGAGCTGCCACATGTATCACGGTTGGCGTGAGGTGCGGGCCGGGTACCGCAAGTCGCTGTGGTCGGCCTTCGGTTCGGTGCCCGGCACGGTGGCGGTGGTGGCACTGCTGAACCTGCTCTACGTCGTACCACCGATCGCGGCGCTGCGGGGCTCGCGCGTCGGGCTGCTCGGGTACCTGCTCGGGGTGGCGTCGCGGGTGATCTCCGCCCGGTCCACCGGCGGGCGCAGCTGGCCCGACGCACTCGCGCACCCGATCTCGATCCTCACGTTCACCGCATTGACCGCGGACTCGGTGGTCGCCAGGCGCACCGGCAGGCTGACCTGGAAGGGTCGTACCATCTCGGGGCCGACCCGATGA
- a CDS encoding carotenoid biosynthesis protein yields MNPFASRATPLAPPLVDRWRVAAPWALFGCAFLAQTAFPFTDGGTPALTTASVMFLAAAVVAHMASSRGARAALTLVAVAGVGGLVAETVGVHTGFPFGSYEYNTTLGLQVVGVPALVPLAWTMMAWPALAAARRLVGPHRVVTTLVGAWALTAWDVFLDPQMVDQGHWRWSDPHPALPGVEGIPLTNFAGWFLVSAIMVTLLDRLIPVAPTSPGDPGPSDSWSATADLLPLAVYLWTYVSSVIAHAVFFGRPPVALVGGVVMGLVAIPVAITVLRRSALRGSARAQN; encoded by the coding sequence ATGAACCCCTTCGCATCTCGTGCGACCCCGCTGGCTCCGCCGCTCGTCGACCGGTGGCGTGTCGCCGCGCCCTGGGCGCTGTTCGGGTGTGCCTTCCTCGCTCAGACGGCGTTCCCCTTCACCGACGGGGGCACCCCGGCGTTGACCACGGCGAGCGTGATGTTCCTGGCCGCGGCCGTGGTCGCGCACATGGCGAGCAGCCGCGGCGCCCGTGCGGCGTTGACCCTCGTGGCGGTCGCGGGCGTCGGCGGCCTGGTCGCCGAAACCGTCGGTGTGCATACCGGTTTCCCGTTCGGCAGCTACGAGTACAACACCACGCTCGGCCTGCAGGTCGTCGGCGTCCCCGCCCTGGTTCCGCTGGCCTGGACGATGATGGCGTGGCCGGCGCTGGCCGCGGCACGACGGCTCGTCGGCCCGCACCGCGTGGTGACGACCCTGGTCGGTGCCTGGGCGTTGACCGCCTGGGATGTGTTCCTCGATCCGCAGATGGTCGATCAGGGGCACTGGCGGTGGTCCGATCCGCATCCGGCACTGCCTGGTGTGGAGGGCATCCCGCTCACCAATTTCGCCGGCTGGTTTCTGGTGTCGGCGATCATGGTCACGCTGCTCGACCGGCTGATCCCCGTGGCCCCGACATCCCCCGGCGACCCCGGCCCGTCCGACAGCTGGAGTGCGACAGCCGATCTGCTGCCGCTGGCCGTCTACCTGTGGACCTACGTGTCGTCGGTGATCGCGCATGCGGTGTTCTTCGGTCGTCCACCAGTGGCGCTGGTCGGTGGCGTGGTGATGGGACTGGTGGCCATCCCGGTGGCGATCACCGTGCTCCGACGGTCGGCGCTTCGAGGGTCCGCGCGTGCCCAGAACTGA
- a CDS encoding polyprenyl synthetase family protein, which translates to MTPTESAAMPHTALSTVDLDRRARAVADSDISLVSAVLRENLATHAAILTGVHHDLGPLTAVLDRAGARGKRLRASFCLWGARGASGGDLPAGAPEVAAAIELFHLAALVHDDVMDHSDHRRGLPTVHRHFADEHRHNRRAGDADAYGEAVAILAGDLCLTWSDDVLADGTADLDRPTRRRVRQIWSAMRDETIAGQFLDIDGQTHPASSAAQAELVLRFKSAKYTVSHPLRLGGALAGAPAELLSAYDQIGIAAGEAFQLRDDLLGVLGDPALTGKPTIDDIREGKRTLAIAWAEENSSRVQRRVLAEHLGNPEVTEDGARAVCDVLHDSGAVQRVEDRIAVLAADATARIAALAVDDVTRRALAGLVARCVWRAS; encoded by the coding sequence GTGACCCCCACCGAGTCCGCCGCCATGCCGCACACAGCACTTTCCACTGTCGACCTGGATCGCCGAGCGCGTGCCGTCGCCGACAGTGACATCTCCCTGGTCAGCGCCGTCCTGCGAGAGAACCTGGCCACTCACGCCGCGATCCTCACCGGCGTCCACCACGATCTCGGTCCGTTGACGGCCGTGCTCGACCGGGCCGGTGCGCGCGGCAAACGACTGCGCGCATCGTTCTGTCTCTGGGGCGCCCGCGGCGCCTCCGGCGGCGACTTGCCCGCGGGTGCCCCGGAGGTCGCCGCGGCCATCGAACTGTTCCATCTCGCCGCCCTCGTCCACGACGACGTCATGGACCACAGTGACCACCGCCGTGGCCTGCCGACGGTGCACCGACACTTCGCCGACGAACACCGGCACAACCGCCGGGCCGGCGACGCCGACGCCTACGGCGAGGCCGTCGCAATCCTCGCCGGAGATCTGTGCCTGACCTGGTCCGACGATGTGCTCGCCGACGGTACCGCCGACCTCGATCGGCCCACCCGACGTCGGGTGCGGCAGATCTGGTCGGCCATGCGCGACGAGACGATCGCCGGACAGTTCCTCGACATCGACGGGCAGACGCATCCGGCCAGTTCCGCGGCGCAGGCGGAACTCGTTCTGCGGTTCAAGAGCGCCAAGTACACCGTCTCGCATCCCCTGCGACTCGGTGGAGCCCTCGCCGGGGCGCCGGCCGAGCTGCTCAGCGCCTACGACCAGATCGGCATCGCCGCCGGTGAGGCGTTCCAACTGCGGGACGACCTGCTCGGGGTGCTCGGCGATCCGGCGCTCACCGGCAAGCCGACGATCGACGACATCCGAGAAGGCAAGCGCACCCTGGCGATCGCCTGGGCGGAGGAGAACTCGAGCCGCGTCCAGCGACGTGTTCTGGCCGAACATCTGGGCAACCCCGAGGTGACCGAGGACGGCGCGCGGGCCGTGTGCGACGTGCTGCATGACAGCGGCGCGGTGCAGCGCGTGGAGGATCGCATCGCGGTGCTGGCTGCCGACGCCACCGCACGCATCGCCGCGCTGGCGGTCGACGACGTCACCCGGCGCGCACTCGCCGGTCTCGTCGCCCGGTGCGTGTGGCGTGCATCCTGA
- a CDS encoding competence/damage-inducible protein A: MSVRAGIVVTGTEVLTGRVTDQNGPWVAGRLLDLGVDVAHITICGDRPADLIGQLRFLADDGVDLIVTTGGLGPTADDLTVAAVADFCRRPLHLDADLEAHIADIIDRWMKLRNADADTAPLRAGIRKQAMVPDGAAPIPPTGTAPGVAVPAAGPLPAIVVLPGPPRELRAMWPNALTAAPIAAAVAGRVQHRQEIIRAYGLSEADLAETLRTAEQTMSGFDDLEITTCLRHGELEMVTRFPDHAAATYTALAASVTDHHRKHIFSTDGSTIDDQLVAALAGRTVATAESCTGGMVAARLTDRAGSSAYLVGGVVAYANETKIGQLDVPAALIDEHGAVSEEVAAAMADGAVRRLGADIAVSTTGVAGPGGGSDAKPVGTVCFGVAVAGCPTITVRRFLPGDRANVRMLSTVAAMHLLVGVLTD; encoded by the coding sequence GTGAGTGTGCGCGCAGGCATCGTGGTCACCGGCACCGAGGTGCTGACCGGTCGGGTCACCGACCAGAACGGGCCGTGGGTGGCCGGCCGACTCCTGGATCTCGGGGTGGACGTCGCCCACATCACCATCTGCGGGGACCGTCCCGCGGACCTCATCGGACAGCTGCGGTTCCTCGCCGACGACGGGGTGGACCTCATCGTCACCACCGGCGGACTCGGACCCACCGCCGACGATCTCACTGTCGCCGCCGTCGCCGATTTCTGCCGACGCCCGCTGCATCTCGACGCTGACCTCGAGGCGCACATCGCCGACATCATCGACCGCTGGATGAAGCTCCGCAACGCCGATGCGGATACCGCACCGCTGCGCGCGGGCATCCGCAAACAGGCGATGGTCCCCGACGGCGCCGCACCGATCCCGCCCACCGGTACCGCGCCCGGCGTCGCCGTACCCGCGGCCGGGCCGCTGCCGGCGATCGTCGTCCTGCCCGGGCCACCTCGAGAACTGCGGGCGATGTGGCCGAACGCACTCACAGCGGCGCCGATCGCCGCTGCAGTCGCCGGGCGCGTGCAGCACCGGCAGGAGATCATCCGGGCCTACGGATTGTCGGAGGCCGACCTCGCGGAGACGCTGCGGACGGCCGAGCAGACGATGTCTGGTTTCGACGACCTGGAGATCACCACCTGCCTGCGCCACGGTGAGCTCGAGATGGTGACCCGGTTCCCCGACCACGCCGCGGCCACCTACACCGCGCTGGCGGCGTCGGTGACCGACCATCACCGAAAACACATCTTCTCCACCGACGGCTCGACCATCGACGACCAACTCGTTGCGGCCTTGGCGGGTCGGACGGTGGCGACAGCCGAATCCTGCACCGGCGGAATGGTCGCAGCGCGGCTCACCGACCGGGCCGGGTCGTCGGCCTACCTGGTGGGCGGTGTGGTCGCCTATGCCAACGAGACCAAGATCGGACAGCTCGATGTCCCGGCGGCGCTGATCGACGAACACGGCGCGGTGAGCGAAGAGGTGGCGGCCGCGATGGCCGACGGTGCCGTGCGCCGCCTCGGCGCCGATATTGCGGTGTCCACCACCGGTGTGGCCGGCCCGGGCGGTGGTTCGGACGCCAAACCGGTGGGGACGGTGTGTTTCGGTGTGGCCGTGGCCGGCTGCCCGACCATCACCGTTCGGCGGTTTCTCCCCGGCGACCGCGCCAACGTGCGGATGCTGTCGACGGTCGCCGCGATGCATCTACTGGTGGGTGTGCTGACCGACTGA
- a CDS encoding LLM class flavin-dependent oxidoreductase, translating into MRYGICILPDRPWSQTRQQWQRAEEMGFDHAWTYDHLVWGGLPQSQWFSCIPTLTAAAGVTEHIGLGAFVVSPNFRHPVAFSREVQTLVDISGGRFLLGLGVGGTPDDTLLGLPQYTIRQRVARFQEFTLMLDATLRDDHVTRDGEFYRAQDMRLVGGSVRDRVPLLVAANGPRNVRFAARHGDGWITTGGPSTSLDEWFGGIRRTCEVLEATLADHSRDVRRYLSLDASPRNALESLHLFDDMVGRATDLGFTDVIVHWPRSEDPYRAPEAVLDALAARGLH; encoded by the coding sequence ATGCGCTACGGAATCTGCATCCTGCCCGATCGACCCTGGTCACAGACGCGGCAACAGTGGCAGCGGGCCGAGGAGATGGGTTTCGATCACGCATGGACCTACGACCACCTGGTGTGGGGCGGGTTGCCACAGTCGCAGTGGTTCTCGTGCATCCCGACGCTGACGGCCGCGGCCGGCGTGACCGAGCACATCGGGCTGGGAGCGTTCGTGGTCTCCCCCAATTTCCGCCACCCCGTGGCATTTTCACGTGAGGTGCAGACCCTCGTGGACATCTCCGGAGGTCGTTTCCTCCTCGGACTCGGGGTGGGTGGTACTCCCGACGACACGCTGCTCGGACTCCCGCAGTACACCATCAGGCAACGTGTCGCCCGGTTTCAGGAGTTCACCCTCATGCTCGACGCCACCCTGCGCGACGATCATGTGACCCGCGACGGCGAGTTCTACCGCGCACAGGACATGCGGCTCGTCGGTGGCTCCGTCCGCGATCGGGTGCCGCTGCTGGTCGCCGCCAACGGTCCGCGCAACGTCCGCTTCGCCGCCCGCCACGGCGACGGCTGGATCACCACCGGCGGTCCGTCGACGTCGCTCGACGAGTGGTTCGGCGGCATCCGCCGCACGTGCGAGGTACTCGAGGCGACCTTGGCCGACCACTCGCGCGACGTCCGTCGCTACCTCAGCCTCGACGCTTCACCGCGCAACGCACTCGAGAGCCTGCATCTGTTCGACGACATGGTCGGTCGGGCCACCGACCTCGGCTTCACCGACGTCATAGTGCACTGGCCGCGCTCCGAAGATCCGTATCGCGCACCGGAGGCCGTGCTCGACGCGCTGGCCGCCCGCGGATTGCACTGA
- a CDS encoding MarR family winged helix-turn-helix transcriptional regulator — protein MSSQSPPLGALADVILRIARSVEPHRFGIEPLTGTEAAVLHWIDDHPGTSPSATAAATSLQKSNVSTTLRSLEAKGLIERSRDPQDARLVLLSTTVRARRNISHLYAEWTRVLTEALGGDLSGIDETLATLTRVDEGLRRQS, from the coding sequence ATGTCTTCACAATCGCCGCCGCTGGGCGCCCTCGCCGATGTGATCCTGCGGATCGCCCGCAGTGTCGAGCCACACCGGTTCGGCATCGAGCCACTCACTGGTACCGAAGCCGCAGTGCTGCACTGGATCGACGACCACCCCGGCACGTCACCGAGCGCCACTGCCGCTGCCACCAGCCTGCAGAAGAGCAACGTCAGCACCACATTGAGGAGCCTGGAGGCCAAGGGACTGATCGAACGCTCTCGAGACCCGCAGGACGCCCGGCTGGTTCTGCTGTCCACGACGGTGCGGGCGCGCCGCAACATCAGCCACCTCTACGCCGAGTGGACCCGTGTTCTGACCGAAGCGCTCGGCGGCGACCTGTCCGGTATCGACGAGACCCTCGCGACACTGACCCGCGTCGACGAGGGACTCAGAAGGCAGAGCTGA